The genomic interval ATTCAGCGCTTTACGGGTAAAACCATCGTCGTCAAATTTGGCGGCAACGCCATGGTTGATGAGGCTCTACAAAACAGTTTCGCTCGCGATATCGTTTTGATGAAGCTTGTCGGACTAAACCCTGTTGTTGTGCATGGCGGTGGGCCTCAAATTGGTCAGCTCTTGGAAAAGCTCAGTATTAAATCTGAGTTTGTGGACGGCATGCGCGTTACCGATAGCGCCACCATGGATGTAGTAGAAATGGTTTTAGGCGGCTCGGTGAATAAGCAAATTGTCAGCCTCATTAATCGCAACGGTGGCAAGGCCATTGGCTTGACAGGTAAAGACGGCAAACTCATTCGCGCACGCAAAATGACCGTGACCCGAAAGACGCCCGGTATGAATGCCTCCGAAATCGTCGACATAGGCCATGTGGGCGAAGTAGCAGCGATTAACACCGAAGTTATCGACATGTTAACCAACAGTAACTTTATACCCGTGATAGCCCCCGTTGGCGTCGGGGCAGATGGCTCGGCCTACAACATAAATGCCGATCTAGTGGCCGGGAAAATTGCTGAAGTACTGCAGGCGGAAAAGCTGATGTTATTGACCAACGTCGCCGGCTTACTCGACAAGCAGGGCCAAGTGCTCACGGGTCTATCAACCCAACAAGTTGATGATTTAATTGCAGATGGGACTATTTACGGCGGCATGCTACCAAAAATTTCCTGCGCCCTAGATGCCGTTAAATCCGGCGTCACCTCGGCACATATTGTCGATGGCCGGGTGGATCATGCAGTTCTGCTTGAGATTTTTACCGATACGGGAGTTGGCACTAAAATAACTAACGCAAAATCTGAATAGATTTGCACTAGAATAGGTTTGGCTAGACGCCAAACCACTTTT from Simiduia curdlanivorans carries:
- the argB gene encoding acetylglutamate kinase — encoded protein: MSLSRDNAMQIAKVLTESLPYIQRFTGKTIVVKFGGNAMVDEALQNSFARDIVLMKLVGLNPVVVHGGGPQIGQLLEKLSIKSEFVDGMRVTDSATMDVVEMVLGGSVNKQIVSLINRNGGKAIGLTGKDGKLIRARKMTVTRKTPGMNASEIVDIGHVGEVAAINTEVIDMLTNSNFIPVIAPVGVGADGSAYNINADLVAGKIAEVLQAEKLMLLTNVAGLLDKQGQVLTGLSTQQVDDLIADGTIYGGMLPKISCALDAVKSGVTSAHIVDGRVDHAVLLEIFTDTGVGTKITNAKSE